One genomic region from Equus asinus isolate D_3611 breed Donkey chromosome 10, EquAss-T2T_v2, whole genome shotgun sequence encodes:
- the PRLR gene encoding prolactin receptor isoform X2 — protein sequence MKENVASTVVFILLLFLNINLLNGQSPPGKPEIIKCRSPEKETFTCWWKPGADGGLPTSYTLTYHKEGETLTHECPDYKTGGPNSCYFNKKHTSIWTIYIITINATNQMGSCSSDPRYVDVTYIVEPDPPVNLTLELKQPEDKKPYLWMRWFPPTLVDVRSGWLTLQYEIRLKPEKSAEWEIHFAGQQTQFKILSLYPGQKYLVQVRCKPDHGFWSEWSPESSIQIPNDFTMKDSTVWIFVAVLSAVFCLIMVWAVALKGYSMVSCILPPVPGPKIKGFDTHLLEKGKSEELLSALGCQEFPPTSDCEDLLVEFLEVDDSEDQQLMPAHSKEHPGQGMKPTHLDPDSDSGRGSCDSPSLLSEKCEEPRANPSTFQTPEGIEKPENPPKNVTHTWDPQSTSLEGKIPYFHIDGSKSSTWPLPQPPNQHNFRSSYHNIADICQLATGAAGASATFLDKTDKHAFKSSKTIETGAEGKAAEQREVESFPSKTDQDTAWLPPQEKTPFLSVKALDYVEIHKVDKDGALSLLLKQKENSDQTEKPSIPETSKEYAKVSQVTDNNILVLTQDPRAPNLALFEEQAKEAPPSLPQNQAQKDLASFTAPPGNCRLQLGGLDYLDPAGFMHSFQ from the exons ATGAAGGAAAATGTGGCATCCAcagttgttttcattttgctgctttttctCAACATCAATCTTCTGAATG GACAGTCACCTCCTGGAAAACCTGAGATCATTAAATGTCGTTCTCCGGAAAAGGAAACATTCACCTGCTGGTGGAAGCCCGGGGCCGATGGAGGACTTCCTACCAGTTACACGCTGACTTACCACAAGGAAGG AGAGACACTCACCCATGAATGTCCAGACTACAAAACCGGTGGCCCTAACTCCTGTTACTTTAACAAGAAGCACACCTCCATATGGACAATATACATCATCACGATAAACGCCACGAACCAGATGGGAAGCTGTTCCTCGGATCCACGTTACGTGGACGTGACATATATAG TTGAACCAGACCCTCCTGTGAATCTGACTTTGGAATTAAAACAGCCAGAAGACAAAAAACCCTATCTGTGGATGAGATGGTTTCCACCCACCCTGGTTGATGTAAGATCCGGTTGGCTCACACTCCAGTATGAAATTCGATTAAAACCTGAGAAATCAGCTGAGTGGGAG ATTCATTTTGCTGGGCAGCAGACTCAGTTTAAGATTCTCAGCTTATATCCAGGACAGAAATACCTTGTCCAGGTTCGCTGTAAGCCAGATCATGGATTCTGGAGTGAGTGGAGCCCAGAGAGCTCCATCCAGATACCTAATG ATTTCACCATGAAAGATAGCACCGTGTGGATCTTTGTGGCCGTTCTTTCTGCTGTCTTCTGTCTGATTATGGTCTGGGCAGTGGCTTTGAAGGGCTATAG CATGGTATCCTGCATCCTTCCCCCAGTTCCTGGtccaaaaataaaaggatttgATACTCATCTGCTGGAG AAAGGCAAGTCTGAAGAACTACTGAGTGCCCTGGGGTGCCAAGAATTCCCTCCCACTTCTGACTGTGAGGACTTGCTGGTGGAGTTCTTAGAAGTAGATGACAGTGAGGACCAGCAGCTGATGCCAGCCCATTCAAAAGAACACCCGGGTCAGGGTATGAAGCCCACCCACCTGGATCCTGACAGTGACTCTGGCCGGGGCAGCTGCGACAGCCCTTCCCTTTTGTCGGAAAAGTGTGAGGAACCCCGGGCAAATCCCTCCACATTCCAGACCCCTGAGGGCATTGAGAAGCCGGAGAATCCCCCAAAAAATGTCACCCATACCTGGGACCCCCAGAGCACAAGCTTGGAAGGCAAAATCCCCTATTTCCACATCGACGGATCCAAATCTTCAACATGGCCTTTGCCACAGCCCCCCAACCAGCACAATTTCAGATCTTCTTACCACAACATTGCTGACATATGTCAGCTGGCCACTGGTGCAGCAGGTGCATCAGCCACTTTCTtggacaaaacagacaaacatgCTTTCAAATCCTCAAAAACCATTGAGACTGGAGCGGAGGGAAAGGCAGCCGAGCAGAGAGAGGTGGAAAGCTTTCCTTCCAAGACTGACCAagacacagcatggctgccgcCCCAGGAGAAAACTCCGTTTCTCTCTGTTAAAGCCTTGGATTACGTGGAGATTCACAAAGTCGACAAAGATGGAGCACTGTCACTGCTcctgaaacagaaagagaacagcGACCAGACAGAGAAGCCCAGCATTCCTGAAACCAGTAAGGAGTACGCTAAGGTGTCCCAGGTGACGGATAACAACATCCTGGTGTTAACGCAGGATCCGCGAGCTCCAAACCTGGCTTTGTTCGAAGAACAAGCCAAGGAGGCTCCACCATCCCTTCCACAGAATCAAGCTCAGAAAGACCTCGCCTCCTTCACAGCACCACCAGGCAACTGCAGACTCCAGCTGGGCGGGTTGGATTACTTGGATCCCGCAGGTTTTATGCACTCCTTTCAGTGA
- the PRLR gene encoding prolactin receptor isoform X1 → MKENVASTVVFILLLFLNINLLNASGFFLGQSPPGKPEIIKCRSPEKETFTCWWKPGADGGLPTSYTLTYHKEGETLTHECPDYKTGGPNSCYFNKKHTSIWTIYIITINATNQMGSCSSDPRYVDVTYIVEPDPPVNLTLELKQPEDKKPYLWMRWFPPTLVDVRSGWLTLQYEIRLKPEKSAEWEIHFAGQQTQFKILSLYPGQKYLVQVRCKPDHGFWSEWSPESSIQIPNDFTMKDSTVWIFVAVLSAVFCLIMVWAVALKGYSMVSCILPPVPGPKIKGFDTHLLEKGKSEELLSALGCQEFPPTSDCEDLLVEFLEVDDSEDQQLMPAHSKEHPGQGMKPTHLDPDSDSGRGSCDSPSLLSEKCEEPRANPSTFQTPEGIEKPENPPKNVTHTWDPQSTSLEGKIPYFHIDGSKSSTWPLPQPPNQHNFRSSYHNIADICQLATGAAGASATFLDKTDKHAFKSSKTIETGAEGKAAEQREVESFPSKTDQDTAWLPPQEKTPFLSVKALDYVEIHKVDKDGALSLLLKQKENSDQTEKPSIPETSKEYAKVSQVTDNNILVLTQDPRAPNLALFEEQAKEAPPSLPQNQAQKDLASFTAPPGNCRLQLGGLDYLDPAGFMHSFQ, encoded by the exons ATGAAGGAAAATGTGGCATCCAcagttgttttcattttgctgctttttctCAACATCAATCTTCTGAATG CTTCTGGCTTTTTTCTAGGACAGTCACCTCCTGGAAAACCTGAGATCATTAAATGTCGTTCTCCGGAAAAGGAAACATTCACCTGCTGGTGGAAGCCCGGGGCCGATGGAGGACTTCCTACCAGTTACACGCTGACTTACCACAAGGAAGG AGAGACACTCACCCATGAATGTCCAGACTACAAAACCGGTGGCCCTAACTCCTGTTACTTTAACAAGAAGCACACCTCCATATGGACAATATACATCATCACGATAAACGCCACGAACCAGATGGGAAGCTGTTCCTCGGATCCACGTTACGTGGACGTGACATATATAG TTGAACCAGACCCTCCTGTGAATCTGACTTTGGAATTAAAACAGCCAGAAGACAAAAAACCCTATCTGTGGATGAGATGGTTTCCACCCACCCTGGTTGATGTAAGATCCGGTTGGCTCACACTCCAGTATGAAATTCGATTAAAACCTGAGAAATCAGCTGAGTGGGAG ATTCATTTTGCTGGGCAGCAGACTCAGTTTAAGATTCTCAGCTTATATCCAGGACAGAAATACCTTGTCCAGGTTCGCTGTAAGCCAGATCATGGATTCTGGAGTGAGTGGAGCCCAGAGAGCTCCATCCAGATACCTAATG ATTTCACCATGAAAGATAGCACCGTGTGGATCTTTGTGGCCGTTCTTTCTGCTGTCTTCTGTCTGATTATGGTCTGGGCAGTGGCTTTGAAGGGCTATAG CATGGTATCCTGCATCCTTCCCCCAGTTCCTGGtccaaaaataaaaggatttgATACTCATCTGCTGGAG AAAGGCAAGTCTGAAGAACTACTGAGTGCCCTGGGGTGCCAAGAATTCCCTCCCACTTCTGACTGTGAGGACTTGCTGGTGGAGTTCTTAGAAGTAGATGACAGTGAGGACCAGCAGCTGATGCCAGCCCATTCAAAAGAACACCCGGGTCAGGGTATGAAGCCCACCCACCTGGATCCTGACAGTGACTCTGGCCGGGGCAGCTGCGACAGCCCTTCCCTTTTGTCGGAAAAGTGTGAGGAACCCCGGGCAAATCCCTCCACATTCCAGACCCCTGAGGGCATTGAGAAGCCGGAGAATCCCCCAAAAAATGTCACCCATACCTGGGACCCCCAGAGCACAAGCTTGGAAGGCAAAATCCCCTATTTCCACATCGACGGATCCAAATCTTCAACATGGCCTTTGCCACAGCCCCCCAACCAGCACAATTTCAGATCTTCTTACCACAACATTGCTGACATATGTCAGCTGGCCACTGGTGCAGCAGGTGCATCAGCCACTTTCTtggacaaaacagacaaacatgCTTTCAAATCCTCAAAAACCATTGAGACTGGAGCGGAGGGAAAGGCAGCCGAGCAGAGAGAGGTGGAAAGCTTTCCTTCCAAGACTGACCAagacacagcatggctgccgcCCCAGGAGAAAACTCCGTTTCTCTCTGTTAAAGCCTTGGATTACGTGGAGATTCACAAAGTCGACAAAGATGGAGCACTGTCACTGCTcctgaaacagaaagagaacagcGACCAGACAGAGAAGCCCAGCATTCCTGAAACCAGTAAGGAGTACGCTAAGGTGTCCCAGGTGACGGATAACAACATCCTGGTGTTAACGCAGGATCCGCGAGCTCCAAACCTGGCTTTGTTCGAAGAACAAGCCAAGGAGGCTCCACCATCCCTTCCACAGAATCAAGCTCAGAAAGACCTCGCCTCCTTCACAGCACCACCAGGCAACTGCAGACTCCAGCTGGGCGGGTTGGATTACTTGGATCCCGCAGGTTTTATGCACTCCTTTCAGTGA